The Paenibacillus polymyxa M1 DNA segment TAAGCCGTAAAGGTCGGAAAGAGCTTTACTGTTTGGCACCGTAACTGGTGATGTTGACTTGTAATCCGCGCTCATTCGTACGATACCTTTTTGGGTTGTGCTTGCATCCGGCACTTTGGCCTCTTTGATCGCCCCATCAACGTACGTTTTTACATCAGCAATCTGCGCGGACAACTCTTGGTCATTCTCATAAAGCGTATCAATTGGTTTATTTAAAACATCTGCGTGACCCTGATCGGTTGTAACAAAGCGGCGTGGTTGCTGTATAGCCATAAGATTCGTCCTCCTTAATAAATGTCGTCAATCTCGAAAACGAACTCTATGTCTCCGTCTTTGATTTTGTTCGTCATGGTGCGAACCGCTGTGAATTTCCCAACCGAATCTACCAAAGCAAGTTCATTGATCGTTTTCCCGGCAAGCTCTGTTTCTGCAAGAGAACAGACATAACGGATCGTTGCTGGGGCGATAAATTCGTGGCCCGAGATATTCTTTTGAATCAGTTCCGCTTTTAATACTTGCTCTGTGCCATCCAAAGGCAAAGGCTTGCCCTCTGCATCAACCCCACCGCTGCCAAATGCCATTTTGACCACTTTAGTCAATGTGCCGCCTTCGGCCCGCGCTTGGGCCATCTGTTCTCTCGCATAGACCGTTGTCACCGTTAATACTTGTTCTGCCATAATGTCCTCCTATACATGTAAAATTGTCTCTGTTGAGCTCAGTGAGTGGCTACCATCAAACAAGTTCTGACCGTCAAGCAGCCAATAATTTTTGCGGACTTTTAAAATTCCCTCTTGTCGGTTCGTAATCGGATTGCTGACCCTCAGCTCCAATCGGTTTCGTTTGCGCTGCCGTTCGCCAGTCCAACCGGAAAGCGAAGCGGACCCATCCAGTAATTTTGTTCCATCTAGATACCACGGCTTGCCACCGAAAAAACCTACGCGGGAATGGAACCTAATACGTGTTTTAATTCCGAATTTGTGGTGAACGTCAATACGAAAAGTAGGCTGCGCTTTGTTAATATGAACAGGCCGAATGTACTCAAAGTCTTCCATCAGGCCTTTAACGTTTAACTGTGTGTCGATACCATACACAAACAAGATCGTCTTCTTTAGATAATCCTCTTGTATGTCCAACAGATTACCGTACTTCCCACCAATCAGTCGCAGTACCGGCAGTGTAAAAGGTCGCTTGGCCCAACGCTTACGACGTATCGCGTCACGGCGCTGTTCTAAGTTCCCAATCTGCTCCTGGTGGAAATATATCCACTCCCAAATAGGCAATGCCCAAGTAGCAGTCTTTAAAACGAACTGATTTCCCAGATCGTCAATCGACTTTTCCCGATCGTTTATTTCCAACTCCATAACGTCAAAATGCCGCTCGGCCATGTCGATCTCATACATGTGTGGCGGCAGCATTTCCCGGTATCGCAGAGGTATCATGTCAGGGTCACCTCAATATTCAAAACAGACGTGGCCGGAACCTCAATGTCTTCGATGGCTCCATTAAGCGTAAGGCTTTCGTAATCCTCCACTCCCTTGACCAGCAAAGCAGCACCAACGTAATTAAATACCAGCTTTGTTCTACCAATGGCGTAGTCGGCTATTCGCTTCCTAATGGGCTCTACCAGTTCCGAAAGTGGAAGAACTGTATTTAGTTTCGCAGCTACTTGCAACGTGAATACTGGGGCAGGATGTACAGCCAGATCATGCCCGGCAATCCGCTTGTTTTCCCACATATCCGCCTTAACTTTAGCGGCAAACTCTACCGTGATCGGCTGTCCTTGAAGGTCAGTGAGATACAAATCGATGCTGTTATCGTGCCGCTCCTTTTCAATGGCAACAGCACCGCCAACGCCTTCCAGCTCCTTTGCCCATGTCTCATAGTCCTTTCGACGCCCGCTGCCTTCCTCAGCAAACGCACGCTCAAGCATTCGCAATCGGTACGTGTCGTCGTCCTCCCCCACCTTCCGAGGCATACCATCCGACCATCCGTGACCATCTAAATACTCACTGTCTGCCCAAATGGGGAAGGCTTGGAGAAAGGCATATATTAACAACTCCTGCTGTTCAGCGTATTCCATAGCGATGGGATACCACAGATCATAAAATAACTCTCCCGGATCCGTCGGGGGTGGAGGTAGACCGCGTTCTTGTGCCAATGTAATCGCCCGGTTGACCCATCGGCGGTAAACTTCCTCTGGGGTTTCCTCCAAAATTGCCATCGGTGGCAGTGCAGGAAGGTCTGTTAATTTCACATTCACAATTCAATCGCCTCCTCCAATTCTACTTCTCCGGCCAGCCCGGTTAATTTAATTCGCAAATACATGTTCTGGCCGTTCCGCTCCATCGACAATACCTCAGCTTGAGAGATTTCCGTATGAGCTGCCAAAGCTTCCTCAATGTCGCGTTTTATTTCAACGTCCTCCCAATTGGCCCATTCAGATCGTTCGACACCGATATCAGCGTCATACACCACATATTGAAATCGCTCGGTGTTCAGGATTTTTAGCGCCGTCTGCACAAGGTATTCACCATACGTAGCCGTTTTTTTGGGACGCCCGTCGTCGGTGGTGACCATCTGCCGCGTGCGATAGTCGATCACATATGTCCATTTGGTTTCAGACGCTACCGTCTCTGTCAACTCCACCTCGTCAAGTGTGGAAAGATCAAGATCGGGGAATAACGTTTCATCATCAGCCACCAGCCCTTACATCCTTTCCATGAACATAGTACCGCTGTCCGCTCAGTCTGGAGACAATCAGCCGGTCACCAACCTGCAAAGGGCTTGGAATAACCAGCTTGCCACGTAACGAGCTGCGTGGGGTCTGCTTGTATGGCTCCCCTGTTTCGTAAACCACACCGTTAGCCAGTACGCCTGTAACGCTGCCTTTGGCTTCATCGCCCTCCAGATATTCAGCAGCTATGAAATCCGCTTTAACTTCCCGATCCAACAAATACTCAGCAAACACCAGTTTATCCGTTGGATAGGGAGTAAGGTCACCATCCACCTCTATTGACGGACTACTTGGCCAACTTAGAAGCGTAGCCCTTTCGGTGTCCCGTGAGTCGATACTGTCTTTGGTTTGATCTTTTAGAAGCTTGAGCGCTTCATTCAGCACGGCTATTCCCTCCTTTCCAATTCCAACGTTACGGTATATGTTCCATTCTTGTAGCTGCTATCAGCCGTGACGACAATCCACTTTGAGGTATGATCTGTTTTAGTTAACACCAGCCAGCCAGAACGCAAACCAGACAACGTATGGTCTTCATGTCGGACAGTGATCTTCTTAATCTGTTTGGCAGCGGACAAAACTTTGAGCCGCTGTGTAGCAATCGTCTCCGGCTTTTCATCCTCACCAACCTCGATGATCTCTTCCATTCGGCCCATTGCCTTCACTGCACCCGCTGCCGTTTTAGTAACAGCAGAAGCGATCTTATCATCCTTCCATTTTTGCGCGGTTACGACTGTATAGGTTTCCTCGATGCTGTATCCTGCCGTGCTGGAGGTCATCTGTTCGGGTACAAAAATAGGGACCTTGGTATTGGTCCCTTCGCGCATCACTTGCAGATAAAAGCTCTTTTCTGTCCTAACAAGGTCTATATAATAACGGTAGCCGCTACGCTCATATGCCTTTTGCAATACGTCGAGGATGATTTCCGAATGGGCCATAGTCCCATAACGCTCGTCCAAGCTGAAGCCCAAAGCTGGGCAGCGAAAGTCAATGCCCGTACTCTTGATGTATCGTTGCAGCTCCGCTCCGGCCTCGCCCTTTAAGTACGGCCGAGTCCCTTTGTTTTTGGACAAGTACCATCCAATTTCCCTCGCCTCAATTTCCCAAGCGTTTATAAATTCGTCCTGCTCGTATTTGATAATAGGTCCGTGAAAAAATTGGTTTTTGTGATGATAAAGAGCACCACCGACCTTTTGCGAAAAGCACATCAGCATACCAGCTACCTTTATATTGCTCGCATTGCGAAGTCGTACCGTAGCGCTGCGGGCAATCTCATCGCGACCAGAGGACCAGGACACTTCTTCGATGCCATCCGTCAGCATCTGCCGGGCGTTCTCCTTGCCATATACAACCGCAAAGCCGTCCATAATACATCACTTCCCTTTCGCTTTGGAAACCTTGTCCGATATTCGCTTTTTGGAACCTGTATAGTCAAAAGCACCCCTAGCGTTTGGGTCCTCCTTAGCCTTCTTACTTTTATCCTTTGCCTTCTTTTTTTTATCATCTTTTTTCTTATCGTTCTTTTTGTCCTTTTTGCCGGTAGTATTAGGGCGGCTTTTGGACGGTTTAGTGATCACGGTTCCAGGCTTGAGAACCTGTTTAGAGTTAGAATAAGAGACGATTTTAACAGGCTTATACTCCACAAATGAATAGTTACCATGAAGATTCCCCTGTCCATCCTTGTACGTCTGATCCATCCCCTCCAGGAGCATCGTTTGACTAAATAGGTTCTCAAAGTTAAGTACAACAGGCTTACCTTTCCATTGCTCCAGCAGTTTCCACGTTACTTCTGGTGTTTTATAGGTGACCGTCTGTTTGCTATCCGTCTCCCAAATCTCTTCCCAATAGCGTGGAAGGATAGCAGAAAAAGAAACCCGTTTCGCTTTCGATACGGGTTTCCCTGTGCGTTCCTGACCAGTTATGACAGTGAAGGTTTCAAC contains these protein-coding regions:
- a CDS encoding phage tail protein; this encodes MAEQVLTVTTVYAREQMAQARAEGGTLTKVVKMAFGSGGVDAEGKPLPLDGTEQVLKAELIQKNISGHEFIAPATIRYVCSLAETELAGKTINELALVDSVGKFTAVRTMTNKIKDGDIEFVFEIDDIY
- a CDS encoding putative phage tail protein; this encodes MIPLRYREMLPPHMYEIDMAERHFDVMELEINDREKSIDDLGNQFVLKTATWALPIWEWIYFHQEQIGNLEQRRDAIRRKRWAKRPFTLPVLRLIGGKYGNLLDIQEDYLKKTILFVYGIDTQLNVKGLMEDFEYIRPVHINKAQPTFRIDVHHKFGIKTRIRFHSRVGFFGGKPWYLDGTKLLDGSASLSGWTGERQRKRNRLELRVSNPITNRQEGILKVRKNYWLLDGQNLFDGSHSLSSTETILHV
- a CDS encoding baseplate J/gp47 family protein, translated to MNVKLTDLPALPPMAILEETPEEVYRRWVNRAITLAQERGLPPPPTDPGELFYDLWYPIAMEYAEQQELLIYAFLQAFPIWADSEYLDGHGWSDGMPRKVGEDDDTYRLRMLERAFAEEGSGRRKDYETWAKELEGVGGAVAIEKERHDNSIDLYLTDLQGQPITVEFAAKVKADMWENKRIAGHDLAVHPAPVFTLQVAAKLNTVLPLSELVEPIRKRIADYAIGRTKLVFNYVGAALLVKGVEDYESLTLNGAIEDIEVPATSVLNIEVTLT
- a CDS encoding DUF2634 domain-containing protein, which encodes MADDETLFPDLDLSTLDEVELTETVASETKWTYVIDYRTRQMVTTDDGRPKKTATYGEYLVQTALKILNTERFQYVVYDADIGVERSEWANWEDVEIKRDIEEALAAHTEISQAEVLSMERNGQNMYLRIKLTGLAGEVELEEAIEL